One genomic region from Sparus aurata chromosome 15, fSpaAur1.1, whole genome shotgun sequence encodes:
- the napba gene encoding N-ethylmaleimide-sensitive factor attachment protein, beta a, whose amino-acid sequence MDNSGKEKEAMQLMAEADKKVKASGSFLGGMFGGNHKVEDACEMYARAANMFKMAKNWSAAGNAFCQAARLHMQLQNKLDSATSFVDAGNAYKKADPQEAINCLNQAIDIYTDMGRFTIAAKHHITIAEVYESELVDIEKAIAHYEQAADYYKGEESNSSANKCLLKVGHYSAQLEQYPKAIEIYEQVAMSTMDNPLLKYNAKEYFFKASLCHFIVDELNAKLAIEKYEEMFPAFSDSRELKLLKKLLEAHEEQNSEAFTEAVKDFDSVSRLDQWLTTMLLRIKKTIQGDAGDLK is encoded by the exons ATGGACAACTCCGGCAAAGAGAAGGAGGCCATGCAGCTGATGGCTGAAGCCGACAAGAAGGTCAAAGCGTCCGGATCCTTCCTCGGAGGGATGTTCGG aggaAACCATAAGGTGGAGGATGCCTGTGAAATGTACGCCAGAGCAGCCAACATGTTTAAGATGGCAAAGAACTGGAGCG ccGCGGGGAATGCGTTCTGTCAGGCGGCCCGGCTCCACATGCAGCTGCAGAACAAACTGGACTCCGCCACCAGCTTCGTCGACGCCGGCAACGCCTACAAGAAGGCCGACCCACAGG AGGCCATCAACTGTTTAAATCAGGCCATCGACATCTACACTGACATG GGTCGGTTTACCATCGCAGCCAAACATCACATCACTATAGCAGAGGTTTATGAGTCAGAGCTGGTTGATATTGAGAAG gcCATCGCCCACTATGAGCAGGCAGCAGACTACTACAAGGGAGAAGAATCTAACAG ctcaGCCAACAAATGTCTGCTGAAGGTCGGACACTACAGCGCTCAGCTGGAGCAGTATCCGAAAGCTATCGAAATCTACGAACAG gttgCTATGAGCACCATGGACAATCCTCTGCTGAAGTACAACGCCAAAGAGTATTTCTTCAAGGCTTCGCTGTGTCATTTCATAGTGGACGAACTGAACGCCAAG tTGGCCATAGAGAAATATGAGGAGATGTTTCCAGCCTTCTCAGACTCCAGAGAGCTCAAACTGTTAAAG AAACTCCTTGAAGCCCACGAGGAGCAGAACAGCGAGGCGTTCACAGAGGCCGTCAAGGATTTCGACTCGGTGTCTCGTCTGGACCAGTGGTTGACCACGATGCTGCTGCGCATCAAAAAGACCATCCAGGGAGACGCCGGAGACCTGAAATAG